The sequence GcttgtgaatttatttattccagtCACTACACAAAATTGTGGCATAAGTAATAATGTATACTAACTGTAGTTTTTCCATTTGTTCAGCTTCAAATGGACACCGACTGAAGACGTTATACAGGCAATGTTAAATGATAGGATACAGCTTCACTACATCTTTCAGAGCAAAACTGTCTAAGTTTTTTAGTGTCAGCTGTCAAAAATGCTGTATTTAACCCCAGAGGTGTTATTCACATTCAGGACGTCTTTATGAAAGGGACTAATAATATCAGACTATAAAGTGAAGTAatttgaggatgcagaagatagggataggtggagagagatgattcactctTCCTTCattctgaagggaaaagccggaagaagaagaagaagaaagtcaAGTGATTTATATGTTTAGAAAAGTATGTAATTAAGGCCTGGAATTTTCTTAtgggaagaaagagaaaacaaagcaaaacactgaaattataatggaaataaaatcattgTGCATCACTCAGCGCCACATAACAGTGGTTTCTAATTTATGGTTACTGTTgctaggtgatgatgatgatgatgatgatgattattattattattatagtttttattattatatgtttattttgctaaccattttaaaatattgcagCTGATTTTTCCAATTCacacagcacttttttttagttCCACACatgactgatttatttatttatttattcatttatatatatatatcagcagGCCTCAATTTCcccagcaaagaaaaaaaagaagaggaagcaGAATGGATTACAACCTACCATGAGTGCCAAGAAAAAGACAAAGGAGGAGAAAAACCATGATGAGCCTGTCAGTGTAGGTTTATGACCCTCTGTGCTTTAGCTCATGGTTTAGCTTCTCAAAACTCCCAGGACCTTTCAGTGGGTTCAGATGTAAAATATCTCATAACTATATGTCTATTCTGTTAATGTGAGTACAGTTCTAATGGTTACGGATTGATATGAGCTTTTAGATAAATACCCGGGTGATAAACTGGAACTTTAATTGACCTtgcaggagcagcagcagcagccgtCGAACGGGACCGATCGTGTGAGCAGTGACGcacttcacacacttctcacCGAACTGGCTAATGTGGACAACAGCAGGGAGCGAGCGAACATGCTGTTTCAGTGGCTCATTTATCCTGTTGCAGCCAAAACCTTTTTCAGGTACaactttcattcacacacaaccCCTGTTCCACCAGCAGCGTCTCGAtgcacaatatcaaacttttcATTACTTCTCCAATATGATAAAAGTTTCTGTGAAAGAAGTCCTGCTGATCTGAAACCAAGCACCAGCGACATCACTGTCTTGCTGCTTACTCTTACATAACCACCATTAAATCTAACCTGAACAGTGCAACAATTTTGACCATTATTAAAAAATGGCTGTTTTAGCAGCTGTTTAAAAGCCTAAAAAATAGATCTCTCGTCTTaattcaagtcaagaagctgTTATTTTCATTTCGACCATATACACCTACTCATGTTCCGATCAAccctaacattatgaccagtgagaggtgaagtgaataagtaGTATAATAAGTATTAAAAGTAGAAATAGGGAAACAAAAAGGACTTAATCAAACTGCTGTGTGTAATTctgtcttttttcctctctctctctctctctctagggaTAATTGGGAGAAGAAGCCCCTATTGATCAGACGCCAGAATCCACACTACTATGATGGCCTTTTCTCAACCGCAGAGTTTGACCGCATTTTGAGAAATGTACTTCATTCTGTATTATAATCAGTCTATTAACTGTGACTATCAGTATGACACACAAATTAGTTCGCTCTACAAGGTTCAGTACCTGATCTAAGGCATCAACTGCATTATAGTCCAGAAATAACAGCAGAAGTTACACTGTAATGATACAGAATGCATATCGCCATGCCTCAATATCGGTTTATCTGTTATCAagacacagatcaggcataacactatGAGTACTGAAGTGAATATAAcagatgatctcctcatcatggcacctgttagtgggtgggatatattaggcagcaagtgaacattttgtcctcaaagttgatgtgttagaagcaggaaaaatgggcaagcgtaaggatttgagcgagtttgacaaggaccaaattgtgatggctagacgactggatcagagcatctccaaaactgcagctcttgtggggtgttcccggtctgcagtggtcagtatctatcaaaaaaggaaggaacagtggtgaaccggtgacagggtcatgggcggccaaggctcattgatgcacgtggggagcgacggctggcccgtgtgatccggtccaacagacgagctactgttgctcaaattgctgaagaagttaatgctggttctcacagaaaggtgtcagaaaacacagtgcatgatgggtcagggctgttggggaccaacacgatattaggcaggtggtcataatgttatgcctggtcggtatAGTGATGTATTTAAAACTAATTACGTTTCCTGTTCTGCTTGGGTAGCATTTTAACCTATAAGGAACCTGAACAGGATTATACAGTTAGTTGAAACGCCAATTATTAATGCtgcatgtcaaaaaaaaaaaaaaaagcagaggcTGATGAGTAAACAGCTGTTGATTGCGGTTATAATGCGTGTAATGATTTTGCGTTTAATGGTTTCCTTGTTTTAAAGATGTTCCACAACAGTAAGTGTAGCTAATGGATAAAATGCACAGCGTGTCAGGTTTTTAGTgcataagtaaataaacagttGCTGTAATtgtcagaaaaataaaacgctTTCAGACGTGAAATTATTGAGCGAATAATTAACTCGAACCGGTGATTAGAACAGCAGTTATTTGTTAGAGTAGCAATCCTCCGTGTTCTGTCTTACAGGATGACGTCCAGTATGGAGTGAACCTGGATGTGACGAGTTACACAAACggcaagagagagacacacaatcCTCCAGGAAGAGCTCTGCCCTACTCCGTGTGGGATTTCTATGAGGTAGAATGTTTTTTATATGCTTCATCTTAACTGTTTGTTACTTCTAAGACGGTCTCTACCTCATCATTCTGAGTTTCCTGATTGTCCCGAGGATTTGTGTTTGCTCTCAGAGCGGCTGCTCGCTGAGGATGCTGAACCCTCAGGCCTTCTCCTCTACTGTGTGGAACGTTCTGTCCATCCTGCAGGAAAAGTTCGGGAGCATGGCAGGAGCCAACATGTAAGAGGAAACACTGATTAAGGCAAAAATTCTTAAGCAGAGACTTTGTCAACACTACATTCTCTCAGCTGATCTTTTTTTATTGAAGAGTCCTTTATGTAAAAACTGAGACACATCTTGAGTTTATCAGTGGGAGAAATCCTCACACGTGGCTGATTTCAGGCAATAGAACACTTTGTACCGGTTTAGTAAAATCACAAATGTTTGGTTTATGTAATTTAACTCGTTTGACAGCTGAGGCTGAATatcagtgttttgtgtgtgaaggtaCTTAACCCCAGCAGGAACACAGGGATTCGCACCACATTACGATGATATCGAAGCGTTTATTGTGCAGTTGGAAGGGAAGAAGCACTGGAGAGTGTATAACCCACGGTGAGTCAGCACTGACCTCTCAGTTAAACATGATGATCTATTTTGAGAATTGTAGACTAACACCAGTGTTGTGCATTTCTCTAGATCTGAAGATGAGGTGTTATCGCTTGTGTCGAGCCGTAAGTCAAAATTTGACACTGAGATTTTACTGATTCAGATTTCTTTGGATCCTAAAGACGCAATCATCTACTGTTCTTTATTAATCCTCTTCTCCTTTAGCTAATTTCAGTCAGTCCGAGATCGGAAAGCCCATGCTGGATGTGGTGCTAGAGCCGGGTGATTTGCTGTATTTTCCCCGTGGGGTTGTTCACCAGGGCGACTGCCTGCCGGACGCCCACTCGCTGCACATCACCATCTCCTCCTTCCAGAGGAACAGCTGGGGTGATCTGCTGCTGAAGGTACATCCTGCCACGTTTATCCAAGGATTTGTTTTTCGACTGAGCTTTGAGCCGGTGTGTTTTTAGCTTCTCCGTTCGATTCGCAGGTGATGCCAGCGGCCTTGGAAATGGCGACGGAGGAGGACGTAGAGTTTCGAAAGGGGCTGCCTCTGGATTACCTCACCTTCATGGGGGTACAGAACTCTGATAAGGTGTCGTCTTCTTTTCACCCTGCATTTACACAAGCAAACTGTGACtgattttgttttctctctgacaTTTCAGCTGATTAAAAGTTGGCAGTTTATGCAGTGTAGCTGTCAGAGTTTTTTCTTATTCAATTACTTGCACATCTGATGGAATGCTGAGAATTCTCATGGTTGTGTCTTATTTCCActcacattcaattcaatttatttacatagcccttttaacaatggacgttgtttcaaagtagctttacactCTATAATATGGATTGATTTTAATACTGTAAAAGATGGTGCCAGTTATATCCTGTGCCAATTAGTCTGGCCATGATGAAGCCAGGACATGATTTATCTGCATTAACCCCATCCCACTTTAACCTGCATGATGTGTGTGAACAGGAAGATCCACGCAGAGACAGATTTCTGTCCCACATTGAGGGTTTAATGAAGAAGTTAGTGTCCTATGCTCCAGTGGACGCCGCTGTGGATCAGAAAGCACGCGAGTTTCTGCACGACTGCCTGCCACCTGTGCTGACTCCAGGTAGCTGCTACGTCCTTCTACTCTCATGCTAATATGAACCCTTTATGAGCTCTTCATAATGCTCTGGGATTTTATACATGATTAAACATgaagtttttttatattttaaaaattataaaccAAACTTAACTACTTAAGCCGCATTAGCTCAGATGCATTATGTCCGTCTTAGAACTAATTCTGTTGTAGAGCGAATTTCAACCGGTCATAAAAGTCTTCAGGCTGTCAGCGGCTACAAACTAGTTAATGTTAAGTAAAGGAAAGATTTTGTTAGCAAGATAACCAAacatatctgtgtgtttatagagtaGGTGTTTATTTTCGATGCTTCAGTATTTTCAGATTTTAAATGTTGCTGTTTTTCCACTCATTTTTCCAAAtgtatttgaaaagaaaaatctcaagTACATATCAGATCATTTCCAAACCAATTTATCTATTAGCGTTATAAATAGCTAGGCAACATTTACAGTTAATgactgaaatatatttataaactgATGCTAATCAATTTCTCTAGGGTTTCGCAATCCCATAATGCAAAGTagattaaaatctaaaatatttggAGGAGCTTGCAATGTTTTCAAAACGACcgcagatttgggccaagatgTTTAAGTGGCATTGCAAATTTAGAAAAAagctgcagcaaaatcaaggatTTTGGCTACAACGATCACAAAAAAAGCTAATCtgtaaaatgaacattttgaatGTATTACAGGTTTATTCACTGTAGCAAAATCAGATGTATTCAAATATGATATTAGACTGTCTAAGACGATcagtgacaggtgtgtgtgtgggtgtgtgtagcaGAGACAGCGAGCAGTGTGTACGGCGCTCCTGTGAGATTCGAGGATGGAGAGGCCGTGGATTTGAAAACGCATATAAAGCCTCAGACCAAGATAAGACTCATCCGCGCGGGAATCGCCAGGTGCGTATGCCAGTATTTCTCAAATTAGTGAGAAATTTAGTCTGAGGTGTAAAAACAgcatgtctaaaaaaaaaaaaaaaaaaaaaaaagggaatgaCGTCATGAAGTAAAGGAAAGGTGTGTGGATTAATGTTGCTTTTGATTAAATTGTACTAAATGGTACCTTTACTTGTCAGTGGGGTGGTACTCTgaagaaaacacatttttttcaatctttaatattttgtacattttaccTGGGACCCTTGGTCCCCTGAACCCCCTGAAGGAAAatgttacaacacacacagaaatataaaacatacatatatacacaaacatataagACTAAGAAGAAAACCTTGAATATAGAATCCGAATGACTTTAGATCAATATTTGGACTGTAATCTTTAAAGGTGCACTATATGGAGCATTTGAGGTAAAACACTGAAGCAAGTGTCTTTGAGAATCCCACCCCATCAACATGAAATACCTCCCAGATTGTATACTTATACACtattctgtatatatttatatataacactatatatatatatatatatatatatatatatatatatatatatataaaacactgttGAACACCTCGGTGTTCAACCTTAATtcgttccaaaagtctggtcAATTTGGTCGGAAACGAATTAATCTGTTTTAActcgatggttgatctcacaactttcctcttggcattgatgcctgatttcccctttttctgagacatggctactgaaattatagCACAATAGATagcgtggggttataacacatgcactcacagatgatgctttcagaacagatgacccgcgtaaactgcttcatctctatTGTCTACGCCAGGCTACGCCTCGTGGAAAGCGTGTGcggctaggccatttttaggggggcatttctactcagcccccctaaaaattctgcgattctccataaactgtacacaaatttgtGATTGCcccagtcccctttaaatttcatatggaAACGGCGGCAGGCTTCGGTTCCTCTCTGTATCAAACAAGAACCGGTGTTCCCAGCGGTAGAGTCGTACATTGAAAATATTTTCGTACACCGAGGTCAAATTCGAAGCGAATACCGAAAATTCGGACACGGGGTGGTTGAGGACCGAGGTACCGCTGTAGTGGgagtagtgtgttcacactAAAAAGTCCAACAAGAAGTGTACACatgatgatgcacttattcagcTGATGTCATTTGCCATCAACCATTAGTGTTCAATTTGAGATGATGCTACtcttctaaaattcatacactagaccaggagtgtccagtcttatccggtgtgggtgcaagttttcattccaaccaagcggaagctacacctgagtctactgaaagccaagatcacaTGATTAAAcatgtggaatcaggtgtagctcctgctcgattggtatgaaaacctgcacccacactgaccctttcccggataagactggacacacCTGACCTAGATGGTAGAGTGCATTCTGTATAGTACATCATTTTGGATGCAGCTATGGTATAGTTTAGTCACACCCCCCATACTTTGTATAACAATgtaagtgtgttgtgatttgtgtgtctgtgtgtgttttaaccaCTTTTTACACGTGTTTccaaaacagaaagagaaatgtgGATAGAAGTGTTCCTCTTATGTCACTTGAGACCTTTCATTGCTCCATGACAGTTTTGGACTAATAGTCTCTTCTCTCTGTGCCACTGTATGCAGACTGTGCAGTGACGGTGAGGCTGTTCATCTTCACTACACCACCGAGAACTCCAGAGTTTATCACAAAGAGGAGCCCAAAAGCCTGGAGATAAATGCAGAGGTAAGAGCTGTGAAGTGTTTCAGAGCGTATATAGAGATGAAGTCTACTGTAGTGAttagtaacacactgtaaattTGTTTCTAGTGTCCTTTTTCCTCAGGAAGCTTTGTGTAAACTTCGTATTTAATCATCCGGTGCACTTCGTCTGCATTCTTTTGTTTAGCAGTGGAAAGGAGCAGTAACAGTTGTGTAGGCTATTAATTtactaatatataaaaaaaaccccaggaAAATTTATACACAAAAGCACTTCATCTTAAGCTGAGCGTTAATGAAAATAGTGTGTTGATGATATTGGTTTTATTGACGTTCTTTTTTGTAATAAGTCTACTTAAATGATACAGGGAGTTCACAAAGTCTGAAAGCAATGAGGGTAAAATCGTCTTCtcctttcggcttttcccttcaggggtcaccacagtgaatcatctctctccacgtATCCATATCTTCTGCatcacttgcacccactagcttcatatcatcatttattacatccatatacctcctctttggccttcctctttgcctcctgcctggcagctccatgtccaacattctcctaccagtatactcactctccctcctctgaacatgtccaaaccatgttaatctggcctctccctAAATTTGTCCctcaaacgtccaacatgagctgtccctctgatgtactcgttcctaatcctgtccaaccttgtcactcccaaagaaaacctcaacatcttcagctctgctacctccagctctgactcctgtctcttcctcagtgacactgcctctaaaccatacagcatggccggtctcaccactgtctcgTACACCTTCctcttgattctcgctgatatttttctgtcACACAGAAAATACAGAGACTTAatattgaatttattatttacaatatacGCTCTATTATATTCCCACTGGTTCCTGACTTTTTCGGACACTCAAAACACGATATCAGTTGGTTTCATGCACTATAGCTTGAGAAACAGCAGCACagtaattaatataaaacagcTATTAATATCAGTAATCAGAGGAATATACAGCATTTCGATGTTGCTTTAGTTTCAAATTTCTTGTCTACTTTCATTGGCTGTGGGTTGTTTTATTCAGTTTGGGTTTATCCTCTGTAGCACACAGACGCTGTAGAGTTCTTGATCCACTCCTACCCGAAGTTTATCTCCGTCTCGAGTTTACCCTGCGACTCCGCTGAAGAAAAGGTAACACACatctctgataaaaaaaaaaaaaatcacctattTGTCCCAACCTGATGGTAAGACTGTAACCGAGTGCAGGTACATGTGCTTAAATTAATCTCCAGACTGATATTCAAGCACTGTGTTGATGTCTTGATATGCAAATCAGCTAAATTTCAGACATCTTCCAATGATGTTAtctactgtttatttttattctattttttttttttacttgatagtctattttatatttttttatatcctgatactttttttttatacttgatattcttaatatttttatattctagtttttagattttattaaaattaattcttATCCTTTATATCCTAGTTTACATTTGATTTAAATTGTATCtccaatatttttatattctagttttaaaatttttatttccattatgacagtctaaaataaaaaatatgtatgattgtgtgtgataaaaTTTGAGTTTGATAGGATTGACCTTTCAcataaaaatgactaaataaaaacagtcGAGTCTATTTATACTAGATATttccttttacttttttttgcaataaataACAGGATCCTGATATTCGATAGCTTTTTCTAATTACAGTTTTAGGATACTGTATTATGTTTTGCTCCATTTTTAATCTCTCAATTGTTTTTAAATGCATAAAGGATTGGATAAAACTGAAACGATCCTTGAGAAAACAGTCAGTGTTAACATTCCTGTCCTGATCAGCAGTGTATCTGTAATTCTGCAGGTGTCCTTGGCAGAGACGCTGTTTTCAAAAGGACTGATCCAAACATCTGAACCTTTGAGCACGAAGTAAAGAGTTCATCTATTCGCCTGGAATAAGTCttttgttggtccccttttCTTGGTTTTGTAAAAATCGAGATCAGGATTAAAAGTTGTAATTGACTGTTTGGTATCTACAACCTTTGCAGTAAACAGTTAAACATCTGAAGCCGTTGTTGACTTGTTATTAAAATGCCTCTTCATCTGTAATGTAGAATTTGTATCAGAATACTCAGAGGATATGCAGGTATTTTCTCTGTAATGAATAAGTTTTAGACCTTTCTGCCTGGAGAAGCTGAGCACTCGAGAGCTAGTGTTAAGACTATAGAGTAGATCATAGTTGATTTCTAAGATAGGAATGAGCGTggttaaatatacatatgaaaGGTATTATTCCAGTGCCTTTCCACAGCAAGGCTCACATTTGCATAGAATTACCCACAATATCCAGGTGATTCATTCTGAACTGAAACActagacatacacacatctgtatattttacatcacaaattttatttgaaaactCATTTACAGCTTTGAGCATTAAACAGAGAGGAAATTCAGAGAGCAGGAGGTCCAATAAATATGAGGAGGAGGATTTCACTTCCAGGTGTATTCCTCACCAGGCTTCAGTTCCCTGCAACAAAAGAGCATCTTGTTGGTTTAATCTAATGCACTTGGTAAAATCCAATCACAATGAAAAAATTCCACAATCACTGTCTAATCTCAGGTCTAAGCCACACTTTGACTCTGGCATGTAatctccaaaaaaataaataaataaaaggactGTACATGATCATATACATTTTTGACACTGGCCATTTCTGCGAGTACAGCATTTCAACATTCCAGCACTGCCTGtatgaaacacacctgctgtaCAATGCGCTCTTGTTCTTGAATGCTGTCAGTTTCTGATCGTTCCACCTGTCCAGGTAGATGCCCATGACAAAGCCAAGTGGGACTAGGACATTCACCCAGTGCTCACGCACCATCGCGGCGAAGTTCACCATGATGCCTGGAAAAACGGATGCACACAGTGACCACATTGTACACCAGATCTCACTCAGGGGTTTTCACATCATATTTGTCCAGTTATAAAATTATTTGCATAAGAAGGTCTGGATAAGAATTAACGTGACTGACGTTTACCTTTTAATGCTTAAACATTAATAGTTAGTTCTTGactataaaaaaagacaacaaagtAGATATGTTTTGTTGTAGTGCTTCACATTACACTTTCGACTAGTGGCATAGATTTTGAACAGATTATAACGTGTCCCAATTCTCACTAAATGTCTCAAGTTTCTCTCTGATGTCATGCCTTCAGCTAAATAACTGCATttataaatgcatgtgattaGACAAGCATCTTTCTGCCTGGAGAAACTGAGCATCAGTAGAAAGGAGAAAGAGTTACTAAGGCTGTGGGGCTGAGGATCATAGGAAACAACTAAGATATAAATGAGCAtggttaaatataaatgtgaaaGGTATTTTTCCAGTGCCTTTCCACAGAAAGGCTTGCATTAGCATTGAATGTCCAGTCTATGGTAATTCATAGACTCCGTGTCTCAATTCTGACTAAATGTCAAGTCTTGTAGCTTGTCTCTGATATCATACCTTCAGctaaataaatgcatgtgattaGATAAGCAGGTTTTTCCTTTTGTTGATTTCAGGTCTGCTAATCATTTCAGCAGACAAAAGTTCCTTGAAAGAAATAGCTGATAAATGACTGACTGCCAGCTGGACATTTTGAGTTCTGGAACTGTTTGTCAAGCCAGTACTGAGATTTGGTCCTAAAGAAAAATCCTTGATCCACTGAGGCAGAATTAAACACTGGTGGTTACAAGCCTCTAACAAAGTCATATCagctctgcagtggtcactttCCACTGATGGACAGGTTAGAGAAGATGACAAATGATAAAAAGTGACCTATACAATAGTGGTGTACTAGGGAGATGATAACTGACAGCTTTTCCTTAAGCATGCATGCACACTGCTCCTGTTTTAGTCTATAACCATTCCTTTTaggggtggagaaaggtgttgggagttctgtgtgatagaaaatatcagtgagaatcaaggggaaggtgtacaagacagtggtgagaccggccatgctgtatggtttagagacagtgtcactgaggaagagacaggagtcagagctgaaaatgttaaggttctctttgggagtgacacgatTGGACAaaattaggaacgagtacatcagagggacagctcatgttggacgtttgggggacaaagttagagaggccagattaagatggtttggacatgttcagaggagggagagtgagtatatcggtatgGAGCTGCCAGgtaggaggcaaagaggaaggccaaagaggaggtatatggatgtaataaatgaggatatgaagctagtgggtgcaagtgttcaggatggagaagatagggataggtggagggagatgattcgctgtggcgacccctgaagggaaaagtcCAAAGAAGACGAAGAACCATTCCCTTGAGATTATTTCCTTTCATTAAATAATTCTTTGCATCCATCAGATCATTAAGAAGCAGCTGTTGATGTGATCATGTATGTGTTAGGAGATATTAAAGCTGTAAAGCGCACTGTGGATATAACCCAGGAGTCTGGGTCAGTTAGCTTAGCTACTCCACTGTCTATACAAGGTACAAACAGCGAGCAAATTTATTCAGCTTTAGCCTAAAACTCCAAAAGATGAAGAAACTACGCatagatatatttattaaaacatatatacatacacatatatataataaatggtAATGAAAAAGCCAggagtaacacactcctgtgtcTAAAAAGCTAGTTAGTTAGCAAACAACTCGGCTAATTTAGCTCAAATCTCAGATTTTTAAGTAGAAACGATCTACTTTGCTAGTACGTAAATTTCAATAAATTACTACAGCATGCTACAAATATACAACtgtttcatgtttatttatctatacaATGATATAATCGTTTATTTTAACCTACCGTTGTTTAGCTTCGCTTATTGCGCTTACAGGCTGCTCAATCGTAGGTCATAGGACCATACCAACTATGCAATAGCTCATTTGAACAATATTTATTAACACTGGCTTTAATAAAGAAGGATACTTATAATGAGTCATACCAAGTTAagtaaaatgtattatattataactaTTATAAACAACAGTTAATTTGACTATGTGAAGTGTTTACGGAAATAGCACACATTTTAAAGCATCCCTAAGTAGTATAATGGTACCTACCGCTGACGCCGGACTGTAGCGGCAACCGCACAAAGGCAGAATCACAAACGGCTATCCGCTTTCTATGTCTGTGCACTACGTAGGGCGTAGCACTAGGACAACTTCTccaccctatgtagtgcactatatatcAATTAGCGTGCGATTGAGGATTCAGCCACAAAATGGCTGAAATACAAGAAAGTGTGAGCCGTGTGGCTCGAAAAATGTGAATAAACAATGACGTTGGTCAAGTTTATAAACATTTGTCGGGACGTACGTTTATGCGAAATCACTAGGTTAAATTTAGCGCCTTGTCCGGTATGCTACTATTAATGGATATTGTTTAATAGTTATGTTTCAGGtcagttagctagcttgctagctttGTTAGCTAAGCAGGAGTTTACTGGTTAGTGGTTGTGCTAGTAAACAAAATGTAGTGGTCAATTCGGTCAGATTTTAAAGCAAATATTCAGCTGTTAGGGTCACGCCGTTAAGTTTTTGAGCCATttgttaaaatgtttgtttcttttgtg comes from Hemibagrus wyckioides isolate EC202008001 linkage group LG25, SWU_Hwy_1.0, whole genome shotgun sequence and encodes:
- the riox1 gene encoding ribosomal oxygenase 1 isoform X8 — its product is MERNKSAFAYYQSLKEKTADTQASISPAKKKKKRKQNGLQPTMSAKKKTKEEKNHDEPQQQQPSNGTDRVSSDALHTLLTELANVDNSRERANMLFQWLIYPVAAKTFFRDNWEKKPLLIRRQNPHYYDGLFSTAEFDRILRNDDVQYGVNLDVTSYTNGKRETHNPPGRALPYSVWDFYESGCSLRMLNPQAFSSTVWNVLSILQEKFGSMAGANMYLTPAGTQGFAPHYDDIEAFIVQLEGKKHWRVYNPRSEDEVLSLVSSPNFSQSEIGKPMLDVVLEPGDLLYFPRGVVHQGDCLPDAHSLHITISSFQRNSWGDLLLKVMPAALEMATEEDVEFRKGLPLDYLTFMGVQNSDKEDPRRDRFLSHIEGLMKKLVSYAPVDAAVDQKAREFLHDCLPPVLTPAETASSVYGAPVRFEDGEAVDLKTHIKPQTKIRLIRAGIARLCSDGEAVHLHYTTENSRVYHKEEPKSLEINAEHTDAVEFLIHSYPKFISVSSLPCDSAEEKVSLAETLFSKGLIQTSEPLSTK
- the riox1 gene encoding ribosomal oxygenase 1 isoform X3 encodes the protein MERNKSAFAYYQSLKEKTADTQASISPAKKKKKRKQNGLQPTMSAKKKTKEEKNHDEPVSEQQQQPSNGTDRVSSDALHTLLTELANVDNSRERANMLFQWLIYPVAAKTFFRDNWEKKPLLIRRQNPHYYDGLFSTAEFDRILRNDDVQYGVNLDVTSYTNGKRETHNPPGRALPYSVWDFYESGCSLRMLNPQAFSSTVWNVLSILQEKFGSMAGANMYLTPAGTQGFAPHYDDIEAFIVQLEGKKHWRVYNPRSEDEVLSLVSSPNFSQSEIGKPMLDVVLEPGDLLYFPRGVVHQGDCLPDAHSLHITISSFQRNSWGDLLLKVMPAALEMATEEDVEFRKGLPLDYLTFMGVQNSDKEDPRRDRFLSHIEGLMKKLVSYAPVDAAVDQKAREFLHDCLPPVLTPAETASSVYGAPVRFEDGEAVDLKTHIKPQTKIRLIRAGIARLCSDGEAVHLHYTTENSRVYHKEEPKSLEINAEHTDAVEFLIHSYPKFISVSSLPCDSAEEKVSLAETLFSKGLIQTSEPLSTK
- the riox1 gene encoding ribosomal oxygenase 1 isoform X7, coding for MERNKSAFAYYQSLKEKTADTQASISPAKKKKKRKQNGLQPTMSAKKKTKEEKNHDEPEQQQQPSNGTDRVSSDALHTLLTELANVDNSRERANMLFQWLIYPVAAKTFFRDNWEKKPLLIRRQNPHYYDGLFSTAEFDRILRNDDVQYGVNLDVTSYTNGKRETHNPPGRALPYSVWDFYESGCSLRMLNPQAFSSTVWNVLSILQEKFGSMAGANMYLTPAGTQGFAPHYDDIEAFIVQLEGKKHWRVYNPRSEDEVLSLVSSPNFSQSEIGKPMLDVVLEPGDLLYFPRGVVHQGDCLPDAHSLHITISSFQRNSWGDLLLKVMPAALEMATEEDVEFRKGLPLDYLTFMGVQNSDKEDPRRDRFLSHIEGLMKKLVSYAPVDAAVDQKAREFLHDCLPPVLTPAETASSVYGAPVRFEDGEAVDLKTHIKPQTKIRLIRAGIARLCSDGEAVHLHYTTENSRVYHKEEPKSLEINAEHTDAVEFLIHSYPKFISVSSLPCDSAEEKVSLAETLFSKGLIQTSEPLSTK
- the riox1 gene encoding ribosomal oxygenase 1 isoform X5, which codes for MERNKSAFAYYQSLKEKTADTQASISPAKKKKKRKQNGLQPTMSAKKKTKEEKNHDEPVSQQQQPSNGTDRVSSDALHTLLTELANVDNSRERANMLFQWLIYPVAAKTFFRDNWEKKPLLIRRQNPHYYDGLFSTAEFDRILRNDDVQYGVNLDVTSYTNGKRETHNPPGRALPYSVWDFYESGCSLRMLNPQAFSSTVWNVLSILQEKFGSMAGANMYLTPAGTQGFAPHYDDIEAFIVQLEGKKHWRVYNPRSEDEVLSLVSSPNFSQSEIGKPMLDVVLEPGDLLYFPRGVVHQGDCLPDAHSLHITISSFQRNSWGDLLLKVMPAALEMATEEDVEFRKGLPLDYLTFMGVQNSDKEDPRRDRFLSHIEGLMKKLVSYAPVDAAVDQKAREFLHDCLPPVLTPAETASSVYGAPVRFEDGEAVDLKTHIKPQTKIRLIRAGIARLCSDGEAVHLHYTTENSRVYHKEEPKSLEINAEHTDAVEFLIHSYPKFISVSSLPCDSAEEKVSLAETLFSKGLIQTSEPLSTK